One Oryza sativa Japonica Group chromosome 8, ASM3414082v1 DNA window includes the following coding sequences:
- the LOC136351561 gene encoding uncharacterized protein: MVEAQDTLRLQHASWEAELKSKLDAAQGVLDSAAARERRATEAEAASRRREEALEARAMALEEHAGAVERGLMDREATTALREATLAAHEAACAEEESALRLREDALAERERALEEAEATTRRLADSLSLREAAQEEQARRNLESVRAERAALEQRVANLEAREKELAAGARIGRHCHDLLRALRPPPPLLHLIPWAAVVTTSS, translated from the exons atggtCGAGGCGCAAGACACCCTCCGTCTTCAGCACgcaagctgggaggcggagctgaagagcaagctcgacgccgcccaaggggttcTCGACTCCGCCGCTGcgcgagagcggcgggcaacggaagccgaagcggcgtcccggcggcgcgaggaggcccttgaggcccgtgccatggcgctggaagaacatgccggcgccgtggagaggggcttGATGGACCGCGAGGCCACCACTGctctccgggaggcgacgctggcggcgcacgaggccgcctgcgccgaggaggagtccgcgctccgccttcgCGAGGATGCACTCGCCGAGCGGGAGCgggctctcgaggaggccgaggccacgacgcgacggctggcggacagcctctccctccgcgaggcggcgcaagaggagcaggcgcgccgcaacctTGAaagcgtccgcgccgagagagccgcgctggagcagcgggTTGCTAACCTCGAGGCACGGGAGAAAGAGCTGGCCGCGGGGGCGCGCATCg GCCGCCATTGCCATGACCTCCTGCGAGCGCTtaggccaccaccgccgctgcttCACCTCATCCCGTGGGCTGCGGTCGTCACGACCTCCTCCTAG